From the Lathyrus oleraceus cultivar Zhongwan6 chromosome 3, CAAS_Psat_ZW6_1.0, whole genome shotgun sequence genome, the window TTAAAAGCTAAATAAACTCTTAAAAATGTTTTctctatttaaaaaaaaaaaaaacttaaataatTTGTCAAATATATTATAAATCAATAAAAACGAGCTATGAGTTGATAAAGAAAATATGATTATCAAAATGATATTTTTAAAACATGAGTTTATTAGTTATAAAGCTCAAAATATGGGTTTGTCTCTTGTGGACGAGTTAAATAGGTCTCTCACGTGAGAGAATAAAATTTCATCCTTCATTTTAACAATTTAGGAGGATTATTTAGCTGGAGTTTTAAACTGCTACAACAGTATATAGTCTTATTTTTTCAATACAGTATGTTTTGGAAATCAATAATCCagttttttcaaaaaaaaaatctttaaaCTGTAGCAAGCCCCCTAAATTATTGGGGGGGGGGGGCAAATAGATGAAATCTATTTTACTCGCACAGGAGACAGTGCCTCAAAATATGGTATGGCCAAATTGAACACTTATAGTCTAAAAAGTCTTTCTTTAATAGAACTTTTTAAGGCTAAATAAACTATTAAAAAAAGGTTTTCTCTATTTAAAAAAATCTAATTAGACTTTAATCTACCAGTATGCTGCCAAAATGATCCAAACCAAGAACAAAGAATGATTGCCGCATAATCTGAATTCGATCTTCAAAGAATCATTAAAACTGAAAGTTCAACAAATTCAACTTGAATTGAATCAGCACATGCATTGCCATCTGAGTCAAACCAAAGGTAAACCCTGCTAATCCTACAACAAACTACCTTTATTGCAGGAGAGTACCTGCTAAACAAAAAATACAGTCGCCATCCACTGTCAAGTATCAACTATCAAGCCAGAAAACTGTCTACCATATCTACTGCTTCTGTTCCTGAGCTGGACGACTCCTCGCTGAACAACTCGCTGGACGACTCGCTGGTTGTCTCAGGAGATACTGCAGGATGTGTTGCTTCACTTTTTAGAGAAGTCAGCATACCTGAAATCTCCTGAATATAATTATAATAACTATGTAAAGTTAGAGAACATGGAACAATGAGAATATGAACATGCTAGTTTTCAAGACAAACCCTTCATTTTCTATATACAAATGACACAGAATTTTGTCTCAAACCTTCATCAAATGTAACCGCAAATCGCACGACCGAGTCCTAGTTCCAACCCTCGCAATCACAAATTTTGAATAGAGGTCCAAAATGTCAGCAGCAGCATCTTGCTTTTTGAAATGCAGCTGAAACAAAATTCAGTTATTTCACATTAATGATCCGAAGAGAATATAAACAACCTCACAGCCAGTAACCTTTAACACTGAACTTATTGAAGGAATCAAAACATTGTTATCTCAACAAAACAACAGGTAACTTTGAATTTCTTTGAAGTTGTTCCTTATGTTCAAAACCATTTGTATTTTCCATTTGCTCAAGTCAGGGGATATTGTATGAAATGTGAAAACAGCCGCGACAAAACCGTCCGCGAAAACAGCTGCGACAAACAAGGTTTTAAAAAACAGTCGCGACAAAACGGAATCAGAATGTGCCGATACCAATACCATTATTCACGGTTTTTGGGATAAAGAACAAATTTTGGTTAATTCACACCGCAACTAGCGAAAGCTTTTATGAGACTGGTTGTTTAGAACCTTGATCACAAATACCCTAAATTCAAATATTGCCCAGTTTCAAAGGCCTAAAACTAGGGTTTCATTACTAGTCATCAGAACCAAACACATAAGCATTTCAAGAAGCATTTCAATTAACCTCATTgacataaaaaagaaaaaaaatacacTTGGATATTCTATAACTTGTAAGCTGATTCTGGTTTTAACAATTCACTATTAATAAACAGAATCACACTTTGATTCTTGTTATATAAAAATTCACTGAAATTCTTTCACAATCCTTGATTCTTGATATACAAATATCAACAGAATTTTAACTCAAATGTTGATCAATCCACATTGATCAATCTAGAAAAATACACAAGTAACCGAAACTTAATGCTGAGAATGGATTAAGGCACAAAAATTCAAAGATTTTGGGGGAAGTTGAATAACAAAGGAAAGGGGAAGAAATTGGATTAAAGTTGAAAAGAAAGAACCTCTACTCGATCTTCGTCAAAGGTGGCTCTGTTAAAAACCGCCTCAAAAGTGATTTGATTTCTCATATTTTCCATGTGAAGCGTTTAGAGGAAGAAGAACCCAACGATGATTGTGACAAAACTAAAAAAACAAAAGAACCAAGTGCACTTTTATTTTCCCTGGGTCTCAATTTTAGAAATTTTTACAAAAATAGCCCACTTTTTaaagaaaattcccaaaatatctttggtttcaaaaaaaatttcaaactatcccacttttaggagaagtcgtcaattgaattggagactcctcttaaaacttgaatggaggcgccaattggattggctagggcacctgtgtagggtttaagaggaggcgtcaattcaattggagactccttCTAAAAtgttatttttgtgttataaatagatgtgttgtgtgagtaattgttctacatctcatataatcatttggcaatcatgtttggtgttcctcgccgatacggaaaggtgatttatgcgagagacaaacctcagatgctgatgttgttctggaacatcactacgttcgatcaactgaagagagagttggttcgttggttagatggaaaaataccagaagggggaaaaattagaagtattgagagacttgacagtatctttggttgggtgcgaatgaagactgataaggatgttagggaaatgatgtttggtcgagaggacatcaatttgattgttgtaatcagttagaaatatttctgttttcatataggttattttgtactgatgtttgttgtgaacctcgttgtaacaaaaacttaatgatatataatgattgaaggttacagaaatacaatgttacaaaaagcttaagacctagatgatgctcctcgattgggacagttgttcttgttgtgtcctggttgacgacagatactacataatcttatcattttatctgtggaatccatctctgttctgatacgtgtgttgtttagccttccttttttctttctacgcatctcgtcattgtgccaaacaatatcaccttcatatggaggccagtaattccccattggtagtactgagaagctttgattatatacattcatgacggtatCGGCCTTGTACATATCAGATAAATAGATGTGGgcatcttgacgagtataagcgcatgctgcaatgacatgggagcaaggtatgcggaaggcctgaagttttccacaatcgcaccaacttctgtttagtctaacagcgtaggctaaatttggtatcccctcgttgtggtccattgtttcatggacgctgaaattttgcctatgacggtcaaagactgttacagcgtgtgtgctagctttgatgctctcctctttcatgaccttcatgcaacactcactgaatacttgcctgaacattaacactgcactccatctttcacctctggttgtgaacgtagaagccaacctataataggttgatcttaccaaggcggttatcggcagatttcgaattcctttgaataccccgttcatgcattccacaaggtttgttgtcatgtggccaCATCGACAACCTttgtcaaatgcccttgtccactgctctactggtatgttatttagccatctccctacgtcttcattagacagtctaatttcatcatgataatattgaaatgacggttgagttagagcatacccagcattcaccaccttcttgcaaagattcttatcttttataaCACGCgtgaagttttgtgcaatgtatctgatgcaatagacatgggtagaaggaggagCATGCCATtcgttgtcatggttgttgtaggcactctcaatggcagcatgtctatcagaaatcaaacagagattggcttgtggagccacatgcgttctgagatgtcgaagaaagaaaccccatccaccagtcgtttcaccttcaacaagagcaaaggcaatgggaaaaACATTGTTGTTTCCGTCTTGTGCAACCtccatgagcaaagtacccttgtattttccgtataaccaagtcccatcaatttgaataataggtttgcagaatgcgaaacctttgatgcacgggtcaaatgcccaaaagagacggtgaaagattctattacccatagcacaggttccgtctggcatcatcgctggcaatgtccccataattgccacagttcttgggacatatgtttttagtgcccataaaaactgtggcaattccttgtatgaatcctcccagttgcctaaaacttgttcaacaacctttgtcctcgcaatccaggctttcttgtaagatggagtataattatatgttgatctgatatgggatataattatactcaccttcactgatgggtctttattaaccaacggcagaatgtcttgacatatcaacgtTGCGCTTAGTTTAtggtgatcttgttcaacgttagttgcaatgcaactgtgaggtgggtatattgaagcgatctcccaagagtcatttttcttcttgtaagacgcagccaaacgaaacttacaaagcatgttacgacattcaataacataccttctagaatcagtgcgtttcactgtaaaatcagcagagttgttcatgtggaattttttgatagccagaacacattcttctttggcacgaaacatgtctcccacctttaattcgccttctgatctcggatacggattatagaaaacattgttggatgtttcattgtcgtgaagatccatatttgtcatatgttgaggcggattatagacatgactaggaggtattggtggtggttgatcatcatcttcatcgtcgttgttcagcatgtgatcaacatgtatctcggtctcctcttcttcttcatcaacgacgtccacttctgcttctgcttctgggttgacctcatctgaccattgtggatcatcttcaccagattcatcctgactggttagttgagactgttgagatggtatacatggttgaagagtaatgtacaactcaatacagttgcagtctgaatgttcatgactaacaaacatgtattcaatGTCTTCATtgtctcgtaccttaagggggaaatacttgcattgactcttctcaaaaaatattggattttgatatgtggtctttgacacaatacctgatcctatacaggattgtattctttttttcaaatgcaagaaggttgcatttctcttgatcgtgagtctaatggtatcggtgttttgaaaacaaaaaccatatagctcagactcgtatgtttcaccattgtagtgaacgttgacactgtataatgatgaagatgacattgtgcagatgaaaactattttcttactgcagatgaatgttagtgaagtgtcttggatgttgatagtaagacgcttaaatagaggagtgaagtgtctcacacgctagctagttcgaagtgacgtgtcgcacatgcaagctactccgaaatgacgtgtcgcacatgcaagctactccgaaatgatgtgtcaatcatgcaagctactaagaagtgacatgttcagcatgcaagagagaggacagccacgtgtcagacatgcacacacacactccaaataaattggcgcccccactcattccttgcacatgggcgccaattcaagtggagacatcttgtcaaagcatgcattcagacctcgaaaccaagcaatcagacctaggtcttgcatgcatgtccctacggaggcgccaatttgaatggcgacccctcttaaaggttgtacatggtcgccaattcaagtggacacaccatgcaagcacaacttttcatgctcccatccatttgcctataaatacatccactccatcaacacttcttccacaccatcactctcactacttcttctacaatacttcttctacaatttcatctacaacaacttcttgtagtttcatctacaccaaccccccgaTAAAATGTatatcctcacaatgggcgaatcacatagaggaacggttgcaaacatcacaacatatgtaagttttttcttttgttaaatttgtatctttcatcttcaccaacccccttttattttaacataccaacttagtcaacttttttgttctttcttttataggatgtatcaaggttccaAACTCGGGcccacgaatatgtccatatggacccgatgattcaaccttatgttgaactcgccagttttggtcatataagcaagattttgtcttggtccatatataacaaattcattctagctttatgcgaaagatggagaccagagacacacacattttggttcccaaccggtgagtgtaccgtgatgttagaagacgtctacatgcttttgggactacccattgaaggtaaggttgttaatggtaaaaccaactatgtAAATTCAATTTAcatggatctcttggagactgatttgttagatgataatgcaagaggtcaaggtatactactctctTGCCTTAAGTtgtactataatagtttatacttagatgagcattctaccgaagatgctcgaataatgAAAACTAtgtgttacattatgctgttaattgactcgtttttatttcctgaaggtagtggttctagcatgcatattatgtatttacctctacttagacatgtagatagaataggaagttacagttggggatctgtttgtctagcctatctctatagctccctgtgcaaaaactcacacaaagacacatctacattttctggatgtgctgttttgctacaagcatggggttggtcaaggCTACCGTCTCTAGCAAccgtcaataacaaccctttcacatttccgtatgcacaaaagtaagttgtttaaattgctatatctttacttacttctttaaagattattacctTTGACTAATactttttaactttttggtgtagatggtctgcacatggtatgagttacaacagatgttcaagacactgtattactcagtatcgcaacctgttggatcaccttcgaccgacagacgtaaggaaaataacttaattatttcgttatattttgttaacttcttctaccttgaCTATAATCATATATTCTTTAACATTTTAGTTCATTTGGCatccataccttaatttggatcatgaccatgaggtcaacgaTGAAGACGATGCtgtatggactgcatgcacatcgataatacggttcacaactgtggagatgcataacagtgatcgtgtgaagctgcagttcggtatgccccaaaatatctcagatcccccagctagcctaggagaatggcatctgcgcaaagttaacgaccaatggaacttcaatccatggcaaagcttcgcaagatcggagtgtcgcaaatggaagcatcgtcatgaccatgtgttaactgacgcagtcatgccaactgaagaaaaaccaagtcgtacttatatggtttggtacaaatcggttggttttcagttcatcgccgaggatatgtacttgtacgacccacgccagatgacttacacacctgacacctcaacatcaaacccccaacaacagtgtcagaccggatacacacaaccctctgtccgtcaaacgttccgttcaaccaacacacaaacatacaaccaaaacattccATACACTCAACCctaataccaagagcataccccataccaccaccaacaaattgaccatcaacctaagactcaacatcgcttcgcacccaccccatcaccctaccaaagtcgcctaagctagaacacccaacgatcattcaacaccaaccgcccctcctcctaccgtagccaagaagccca encodes:
- the LOC127132657 gene encoding uncharacterized protein LOC127132657, translating into MENMRNQITFEAVFNRATFDEDRVELHFKKQDAAADILDLYSKFVIARVGTRTRSCDLRLHLMKEISGMLTSLKSEATHPAVSPETTSESSSELFSEESSSSGTEAVDMVDSFLA